A window of the Microbulbifer aggregans genome harbors these coding sequences:
- a CDS encoding ATP-binding protein, with the protein MRSLFWKMFFGAWITAVVMVVATVYVTQVREVGDPRLEDRWESAALFRQLSRNLRMTRRHGPESFRFWLERQPPEARDRIYAIDRSGAEILGRAIPRDMAPLFQVLSFRNREDHGLVNNKPTVAFFMPQRDGDSLRVAFIAGSSKEELLLRFILRNFWPMLLLSALASGIACYWLARYLSRPLDKLRAATRRVAAGELDYRVSPALARRGDELSELAEDFDSMTAQLQSSMAEQRRLIKDVSHELRSPLARLQVALGIARQKSDGRLDGELDRIGKAADYLEDIIADVLSLPVAGADQRPLDDVVEVGALLNALTEDLGPEARAKNLQVRPQLAEEELLVATRGSSLTAALENILRNAIKYSPAGSSVTVIAGSDGQLCKIQVIDSGSGVEESELQAIFRPFYRTDSARTRDSGGVGLGLAIAQRTISHHGGEISARNVAEGGLCVEISLPLLSLGEH; encoded by the coding sequence ATGCGCTCCCTGTTCTGGAAAATGTTCTTCGGTGCCTGGATCACCGCCGTGGTCATGGTGGTGGCCACGGTCTACGTCACCCAGGTCCGCGAGGTGGGCGACCCGCGCCTGGAGGACCGCTGGGAATCCGCCGCCCTCTTCCGCCAGCTCTCCCGCAATCTGCGCATGACCCGCCGCCACGGACCAGAGAGCTTCCGTTTCTGGCTGGAGCGGCAGCCTCCCGAAGCGCGCGACCGGATTTACGCCATCGACCGCAGCGGTGCCGAAATCCTCGGTCGCGCCATCCCCCGCGATATGGCGCCGCTGTTCCAGGTATTGAGCTTCCGCAACCGCGAGGATCACGGGCTGGTCAATAACAAGCCCACAGTGGCTTTTTTTATGCCCCAGCGGGATGGTGACAGCCTGCGGGTAGCCTTTATTGCCGGCAGCAGCAAGGAGGAACTGCTGCTCCGCTTTATCCTGCGCAACTTCTGGCCGATGCTGCTGTTGTCGGCGCTCGCGTCCGGTATTGCCTGCTACTGGCTTGCGCGCTACTTGAGCCGGCCCCTGGACAAGTTGCGGGCGGCGACCCGGCGGGTTGCCGCCGGGGAGCTGGATTACCGTGTTAGCCCCGCACTGGCCAGACGCGGGGACGAACTGTCCGAGCTGGCAGAGGATTTCGATTCCATGACCGCCCAGCTGCAGTCTTCCATGGCGGAGCAGCGCCGCCTGATCAAGGATGTGTCCCACGAATTACGTTCTCCCCTGGCCCGCCTGCAGGTCGCTCTGGGGATCGCCCGACAGAAAAGCGACGGCAGGCTGGACGGCGAGCTGGACCGGATCGGTAAGGCGGCCGACTATCTGGAAGACATCATTGCGGACGTGCTGTCGCTGCCGGTGGCCGGCGCCGACCAGCGGCCGCTGGACGACGTGGTGGAAGTTGGGGCACTACTCAACGCCCTCACTGAAGACCTGGGCCCTGAAGCGCGGGCGAAAAACCTGCAGGTGCGGCCACAACTGGCAGAAGAAGAATTGCTGGTAGCCACGCGGGGCAGTTCCCTGACCGCCGCGCTGGAAAACATTTTGCGCAATGCGATCAAATACAGCCCGGCTGGCAGCTCGGTCACCGTGATCGCCGGCAGCGACGGGCAGCTCTGCAAAATACAGGTGATCGACTCCGGCAGCGGGGTCGAAGAGAGTGAGCTGCAGGCAATTTTCCGGCCTTTCTACCGCACCGACAGCGCCCGGACCCGTGACAGTGGCGGCGTGGGCCTGGGCCTCGCCATCGCTCAACGCACCATCAGTCATCACGGTGGCGAAATATCAGCACGCAACGTTGCCGAAGGCGGACTGTGTGTGGAGATTTCGCTACCACTGCTGTCACTGGGCGAGCACTGA
- the rluB gene encoding 23S rRNA pseudouridine(2605) synthase RluB, which produces MSEETAPKGEKLQKVLARTGVGSRREMERAIEAGRVTVNGQVAELGERVTGEDHIELDGRRLPAAEENRCRVIVYNKPVGEICSRHDPEGRPTVYDRLPKLPSGRWISVGRLDFNTSGLLLFTNSGELANRLMHPSSVIDREYLVRIQGQVTDEMKKHLLEGVLLEDGVARFTDIVESGGEGHNRWFYCVVMEGRNREVRRLWESQGVRVSRLKRVRYGSVFIPSNVRVGQWIEMEPKEIDDLCVTAGMPKLGQRPLTQAERQNLQRQRRKLRKPPARRKPPKG; this is translated from the coding sequence ATGAGTGAAGAGACTGCCCCGAAAGGGGAAAAACTGCAGAAGGTACTGGCGCGTACGGGAGTGGGCTCCCGGCGTGAAATGGAGCGCGCCATCGAGGCCGGCCGGGTGACGGTCAACGGCCAGGTCGCGGAGCTCGGTGAGCGGGTAACCGGCGAGGATCATATCGAGTTAGATGGCCGCCGCCTGCCTGCCGCAGAGGAAAACCGCTGCCGGGTCATTGTGTACAACAAGCCCGTCGGAGAGATCTGTTCCAGGCATGATCCTGAGGGTCGCCCGACTGTCTACGATCGGTTGCCAAAGCTGCCGTCCGGCCGCTGGATTTCCGTCGGCCGCCTGGACTTCAACACCAGCGGCCTGTTGCTATTTACGAACAGCGGTGAGCTGGCAAACAGGCTGATGCACCCCTCTTCGGTGATCGATCGCGAATACCTGGTGCGCATTCAGGGGCAGGTTACCGACGAGATGAAAAAGCACCTGCTCGAGGGCGTGCTGCTGGAGGATGGCGTCGCACGTTTTACCGACATCGTCGAGAGCGGCGGAGAGGGCCACAACCGCTGGTTCTACTGCGTGGTGATGGAGGGGCGCAATCGGGAGGTACGTCGCCTGTGGGAATCCCAGGGCGTTCGTGTCAGCCGCCTGAAGCGGGTGCGTTACGGCAGTGTGTTCATTCCCTCCAACGTTCGCGTGGGCCAGTGGATTGAAATGGAGCCCAAGGAGATCGACGATCTCTGCGTTACCGCCGGCATGCCCAAACTGGGTCAGCGCCCTCTGACACAGGCCGAGCGTCAGAACCTGCAGCGCCAACGGCGCAAGTTGCGAAAGCCTCCGGCCCGTCGCAAGCCACCAAAAGGCTGA
- a CDS encoding SRPBCC family protein yields MRWILYILIFIALLILAGFLLPREIIVERSVYITKPPESVFSYVNNLRNFNSWSPWYQLDPTTEYEYSGPESGIGATMSWQSENPSVGTGSQTIVTSQPNSLVRMDLNFAAQGQATSEIRLQPQGSGTNVTWWFSTDLGGSPIARWFGLMVKRMIGQSYEQGLQKLKNLVESEASTSTAEMEESSQEDNGSDTELPLEGSEGADDMETDPGDVDPGIQGEVLDGEVLEEEAEEPVEEETI; encoded by the coding sequence ATGCGCTGGATTCTCTACATCCTGATATTTATCGCTCTGCTCATACTGGCGGGATTCCTGCTGCCGCGGGAAATCATTGTCGAACGCAGCGTTTACATCACCAAGCCCCCCGAGTCGGTCTTCAGCTACGTTAACAACCTGCGCAACTTCAACAGCTGGTCCCCCTGGTACCAGCTGGACCCGACGACGGAGTACGAGTACAGCGGACCGGAATCCGGCATCGGGGCAACCATGAGCTGGCAGAGCGAAAACCCGAGCGTTGGCACCGGCTCTCAGACCATCGTCACCAGCCAGCCCAATTCACTGGTGCGTATGGACCTGAACTTCGCCGCACAGGGTCAGGCGACTTCAGAAATCCGCTTGCAGCCCCAGGGCAGCGGCACCAATGTTACCTGGTGGTTCAGCACAGACCTGGGTGGCAGCCCCATTGCCCGCTGGTTCGGCCTGATGGTCAAGCGGATGATCGGCCAGTCTTACGAACAGGGTCTGCAAAAGCTGAAGAATCTGGTGGAGTCCGAGGCGTCAACTTCCACTGCGGAGATGGAGGAAAGCTCCCAGGAGGACAACGGCTCAGATACCGAGTTGCCACTGGAAGGTTCAGAAGGTGCGGACGACATGGAGACCGATCCCGGTGACGTGGATCCGGGTATACAGGGAGAAGTGCTTGACGGTGAGGTGCTAGAGGAAGAAGCCGAAGAGCCGGTCGAGGAGGAGACAATCTGA
- the dapE gene encoding succinyl-diaminopimelate desuccinylase, translating to MTPTIRLASDLIRRRSVTPEDAGCMELMLERLEKIGFQTTRLRRGDTDNFWSVREGKGEGPLFAFAGHTDVVPTGPEENWQHPPFEPVIEEGYLFGRGAADMKGSLAAMVVACEEFVASHPDHSGRIAFLITSDEEGPANNGTVKVVEWLEAQGEKIDCCLVGEPSSTERVGDVIKNGRRGSLGLELTVFGVQGHVAYPHLAENPIHRLAPALAELASEKWDQGNDFFPATSFQVSNINGGTGATNVIPGEVQVVCNWRFSTETTAEQLEQRARAILDKYGLSYEANFNLSGQPFLTAEGPLVEAAQSAIRQVTGNETELSTAGGTSDGRFIAPTGAQVVELGPVNATIHKVDECVRAADLDLLKDMYRHILMCILM from the coding sequence GTGACCCCAACCATTCGTCTCGCCAGCGACCTTATTCGCCGCCGTTCAGTCACCCCGGAAGATGCCGGCTGCATGGAGCTGATGTTAGAGCGTCTGGAAAAAATCGGCTTCCAGACCACCCGGTTGCGCCGAGGTGATACCGACAATTTCTGGTCCGTGCGCGAGGGCAAGGGTGAGGGCCCGCTGTTTGCCTTTGCCGGCCACACCGATGTGGTGCCCACCGGACCCGAGGAAAACTGGCAGCACCCGCCGTTTGAACCGGTGATCGAGGAAGGCTATCTGTTCGGCCGCGGCGCAGCCGATATGAAAGGCTCGCTCGCCGCCATGGTGGTGGCCTGTGAAGAGTTCGTCGCAAGCCATCCCGATCACAGTGGTCGCATCGCATTCTTGATCACCAGCGATGAAGAGGGCCCGGCTAACAACGGCACCGTCAAGGTGGTGGAATGGCTGGAAGCGCAAGGGGAGAAAATCGACTGCTGCCTGGTGGGAGAACCCTCCAGCACCGAGCGCGTGGGCGACGTGATCAAAAACGGCCGTCGTGGTTCACTCGGCCTGGAACTCACCGTCTTTGGTGTGCAGGGACATGTAGCCTACCCGCACCTGGCGGAGAATCCCATTCACCGGCTGGCCCCGGCACTGGCGGAGCTGGCCAGCGAAAAGTGGGATCAGGGCAACGACTTCTTCCCCGCAACCAGCTTCCAGGTCTCCAATATCAATGGTGGCACCGGCGCCACCAACGTGATCCCCGGCGAGGTGCAGGTGGTCTGCAACTGGCGTTTCTCCACCGAGACCACCGCCGAACAACTGGAACAGCGGGCGCGGGCGATCCTGGACAAATACGGGCTCAGCTACGAAGCCAACTTCAACCTCTCCGGCCAGCCCTTCCTCACTGCTGAGGGCCCCCTGGTGGAGGCCGCCCAGTCCGCGATTCGCCAGGTGACCGGCAACGAAACGGAGCTTTCCACTGCCGGCGGCACTTCAGACGGCCGCTTTATCGCCCCGACGGGAGCACAGGTAGTTGAGCTGGGGCCGGTTAACGCCACAATTCACAAAGTAGATGAGTGTGTTCGCGCGGCGGACCTCGACCTTTTAAAGGATATGTATCGACATATCCTCATGTGTATTCTCATGTAA
- a CDS encoding response regulator transcription factor, with amino-acid sequence MSRILLVDDDLELTDLLREFLTAEGFDVTVANDGASGLELAQRETFDALVLDVMLPVHSGFDVLRKLREEAGPSRSLPVLMLTAKGDTVDRIVGLEMGADDYLPKPCNPRELAARLRAVLRRGRIEAEDTGGTSLSSGPLKLVPDEHQGYWSEQPLSLTGAEFSVLRVLLEQVGEVVSKEVLTEQALGRRLMPYDRSIDVHVSNIRKKLSEQGASRDLIINIRGAGYKLTKSGQA; translated from the coding sequence ATGAGCCGCATTCTTCTCGTCGACGATGACCTGGAACTTACCGATCTGCTGCGGGAATTCCTTACCGCAGAGGGCTTCGATGTCACCGTGGCCAACGATGGCGCGAGCGGCCTCGAACTTGCTCAGCGCGAGACCTTTGATGCCCTGGTCCTGGACGTCATGCTGCCGGTTCACTCCGGTTTTGATGTGCTGCGCAAGTTGCGCGAGGAGGCCGGGCCCTCCCGCTCCCTGCCCGTGCTGATGCTCACCGCCAAAGGCGATACGGTCGACCGGATTGTCGGCCTGGAGATGGGGGCCGACGATTACCTGCCCAAGCCCTGCAATCCTCGTGAGCTGGCTGCAAGACTACGCGCGGTGCTGCGCAGGGGACGTATCGAAGCCGAAGACACCGGCGGCACATCGCTCAGCAGCGGGCCCTTGAAACTGGTCCCCGATGAACACCAGGGTTACTGGAGTGAGCAACCACTCTCCCTCACTGGCGCAGAGTTCTCCGTGCTACGGGTTCTGCTGGAACAAGTGGGAGAAGTCGTCAGCAAGGAAGTCCTCACAGAGCAGGCGCTCGGCCGCAGGCTGATGCCCTACGACCGCTCCATCGACGTGCACGTCAGCAATATCCGCAAGAAACTGTCCGAGCAGGGAGCCAGCCGGGACCTCATCATCAATATTCGCGGCGCCGGCTACAAGTTAACCAAGAGCGGCCAAGCCTGA
- a CDS encoding flavodoxin, whose amino-acid sequence MSKIGLFFGSDEGNTETVAQRIVARMGEDRVDLHDIADVTQLEIENYQQLIFGIPTWDFGQIQSDWEEFWEDVQEIDFSGKTVALFGLGDQFGYGDYFLDAMGMLHDVIVERGARIVGLWSTEGYEFEASKAEIEGEGKFVGLGIDEDQQEELTSDRLNRWCRQVAEEFGLEGGADSVAELDD is encoded by the coding sequence GTGAGCAAAATCGGCTTGTTTTTTGGCAGTGATGAGGGCAATACCGAGACAGTGGCCCAGCGTATCGTCGCCCGGATGGGGGAAGATCGCGTCGATCTGCACGATATCGCCGACGTCACCCAACTTGAGATCGAGAACTACCAGCAGCTGATTTTCGGCATCCCCACCTGGGATTTCGGCCAGATTCAGTCTGACTGGGAGGAATTCTGGGAGGATGTGCAGGAGATCGACTTCAGCGGCAAGACTGTGGCGCTGTTCGGGCTCGGCGACCAGTTTGGCTACGGCGACTATTTCCTCGACGCCATGGGCATGTTGCACGATGTCATCGTCGAGCGTGGCGCCAGAATTGTTGGCCTCTGGTCCACCGAAGGCTACGAATTCGAGGCCTCCAAGGCGGAAATTGAAGGCGAGGGCAAGTTCGTCGGACTCGGTATTGACGAGGATCAGCAGGAGGAGCTGACCAGTGACCGCCTGAACCGCTGGTGTCGCCAGGTTGCCGAGGAGTTCGGTCTTGAGGGCGGCGCCGACAGCGTTGCGGAGCTGGACGATTGA
- the dapD gene encoding 2,3,4,5-tetrahydropyridine-2,6-dicarboxylate N-succinyltransferase encodes MNAMYSLGFGVGTCNRKGEWLEVYYPKPMLNPPAAVAEAVIEVLKAGDSNEVIALDPAQLAPLAERLDATGATEQAEILRQFAQTQRPLVATLLFTDEAPQSVPDAYLKLHLLSHRLVKPHETKLDGIFGKLVNVAWTNQGAIDLAELPERQLEARLKGEVLDVACVDKFPKMTNYVVPAGVRIAHTARVRLGAYLGEGTTIMHEGFVNFNAGTEGPGMIEGRISAGVFVGAGSDLGGSSSTMGTLSGGGNIVISVGANCLLGANAGIGIPLGDRCTVEAGLYITAGTKVALLDDSGNLVEHIKARDLAGKSDLLFRRNSTNGAVECLTNKSAIELNEALHSN; translated from the coding sequence ATGAACGCGATGTACAGCCTCGGATTTGGAGTGGGCACCTGCAACCGGAAGGGCGAGTGGCTCGAAGTCTACTACCCCAAACCCATGCTGAATCCCCCGGCGGCAGTCGCCGAAGCGGTTATTGAAGTACTGAAAGCTGGCGACAGCAACGAGGTAATCGCCCTCGATCCGGCGCAGCTCGCCCCACTCGCCGAACGGTTGGATGCCACCGGTGCCACTGAGCAGGCGGAGATCCTGCGCCAGTTTGCCCAGACACAGCGTCCGCTCGTGGCCACCCTGCTATTTACCGACGAAGCGCCACAGTCAGTGCCAGACGCCTACCTGAAGCTGCACCTGCTTTCGCACCGCCTGGTCAAACCCCATGAAACCAAGCTCGACGGCATCTTCGGCAAACTCGTCAATGTTGCGTGGACCAACCAGGGCGCAATCGACCTGGCAGAGCTGCCGGAGCGCCAGCTGGAAGCGCGCCTCAAGGGCGAAGTGCTCGACGTCGCCTGCGTGGACAAATTCCCCAAGATGACCAACTACGTAGTACCGGCGGGCGTGCGTATCGCCCACACCGCTCGCGTGCGCCTCGGCGCCTACCTCGGCGAGGGCACCACCATCATGCACGAGGGCTTCGTCAACTTTAACGCCGGCACCGAGGGCCCGGGCATGATCGAAGGCCGCATTTCTGCCGGCGTTTTCGTTGGTGCCGGCTCCGACCTGGGCGGCAGCAGCTCCACCATGGGCACCCTGTCCGGCGGTGGCAACATTGTGATCTCTGTCGGCGCCAACTGCCTGCTCGGTGCCAACGCCGGCATCGGTATTCCGCTCGGCGATCGCTGCACCGTAGAGGCTGGCCTGTACATCACGGCCGGTACCAAAGTGGCACTGCTGGACGACAGCGGCAATCTGGTGGAGCACATTAAGGCCCGCGACCTGGCAGGAAAATCCGACCTGCTGTTCCGCCGCAACTCCACCAACGGTGCGGTCGAGTGCCTGACCAACAAATCGGCAATCGAGCTGAATGAAGCGCTGCACAGCAACTGA
- a CDS encoding Spy/CpxP family protein refolding chaperone → MMKSTGWKTLASSALLATLLATPALSLADHHKGQGEGWKEGHHERMLEHMAERLELTEGQKAQLKANRDANQEERMAQREKMRELRKQISEAIDSGADQATLDQLGAELGQLQVSQMQDRHRRYEELESILTDEQKAKLEEMKSERKARWRERHKQHKGGADTQ, encoded by the coding sequence ATGATGAAATCAACCGGATGGAAGACGCTGGCCAGCAGCGCCCTGCTTGCAACCCTGCTCGCGACTCCAGCATTGAGTCTGGCCGACCACCATAAAGGGCAGGGCGAGGGCTGGAAAGAAGGGCACCACGAGCGGATGCTAGAGCACATGGCGGAAAGGCTGGAACTGACTGAGGGGCAGAAAGCCCAACTCAAGGCCAACCGTGATGCCAATCAGGAAGAGCGCATGGCGCAACGCGAGAAGATGCGCGAGCTCCGCAAGCAGATTAGCGAGGCCATTGACTCCGGTGCCGACCAGGCCACGTTGGATCAACTGGGTGCAGAGCTGGGGCAGCTTCAGGTCAGCCAGATGCAGGATAGACATCGCCGTTATGAGGAGCTGGAGTCCATTCTCACCGATGAGCAGAAAGCCAAGCTCGAGGAAATGAAGTCCGAGCGCAAAGCCCGCTGGCGCGAACGGCACAAGCAGCACAAGGGGGGCGCTGATACCCAGTAA
- a CDS encoding ArsC family reductase yields MITLYGIKNCDTVKKARKWLEKNGVEYTFHDFREDGMESVPVAKWLKESGWENVLNRRSTSWRALTDEQKEKMDNALALTLATETPTLIKRPVTESAGETRFGFKEKEFSELLEKGTN; encoded by the coding sequence ATGATTACTCTCTACGGCATCAAGAACTGTGACACCGTCAAAAAGGCCCGCAAGTGGCTGGAAAAGAACGGCGTTGAATACACCTTTCACGATTTTCGCGAAGACGGTATGGAATCCGTGCCAGTGGCAAAGTGGCTGAAAGAATCCGGCTGGGAAAACGTATTGAATCGCCGTTCCACCAGCTGGCGGGCGCTGACCGATGAACAGAAAGAAAAGATGGACAATGCGCTTGCACTGACTCTGGCCACTGAGACGCCGACACTGATCAAGCGACCTGTGACTGAGAGTGCGGGTGAAACACGCTTCGGTTTCAAAGAGAAAGAATTTTCAGAACTGTTAGAGAAGGGGACGAACTGA
- the nth gene encoding endonuclease III, with translation METAVRNLLKKERVELVLKRLEELYPETPIPLDHKDPYTLLVAVLLSAQCTDERVNLVTPALWELADNPADMAKIPVDEIQRVIRPCGLSPQKAKAISNLSQILINEYHGQVPENMAALETLPGVGHKTASVVMAQAFGHPAFPVDTHIHRLAQRWGLTSGKNVAQTEKDLKRLFPREKWNKLHLQIIFYGREYCTARGCDGTVCEICTTCYPARKNPKKTKKA, from the coding sequence GTGGAGACGGCAGTAAGAAATCTCCTGAAGAAGGAACGGGTGGAGCTTGTCCTCAAGCGCCTGGAGGAGCTCTATCCAGAGACACCGATTCCACTCGACCACAAAGACCCCTACACACTGCTGGTGGCGGTACTGCTCTCCGCACAGTGCACCGATGAGCGGGTCAACCTGGTCACCCCGGCCCTGTGGGAGCTGGCGGACAACCCCGCCGATATGGCGAAGATCCCGGTGGATGAGATCCAGCGGGTTATCCGCCCCTGCGGGCTGTCCCCACAAAAGGCCAAAGCAATCAGCAATCTGTCCCAGATTCTTATCAACGAATATCACGGTCAGGTGCCGGAAAATATGGCCGCCCTGGAAACCCTGCCGGGCGTGGGGCACAAGACCGCCAGCGTGGTCATGGCCCAGGCATTTGGTCATCCGGCCTTCCCTGTAGATACCCATATTCACCGGCTGGCTCAGCGCTGGGGACTGACCAGCGGCAAGAATGTGGCACAGACCGAGAAGGACCTGAAGCGGCTTTTCCCGCGGGAGAAGTGGAACAAACTGCACCTGCAGATCATCTTTTACGGTCGCGAATACTGCACAGCACGGGGCTGCGACGGCACCGTCTGTGAAATTTGCACCACCTGTTACCCGGCACGCAAAAACCCGAAAAAGACGAAGAAGGCATGA
- a CDS encoding alpha/beta hydrolase family protein — translation MRRPASLLSALIIIFLLLPSLSPAATIPLNDLIRHTEIQQLKISPDGKHIALRKLHEGEHVLVFMSLSPLKITGGLRGRGKEEVGEFYWANNERIVAELLSRRAALEQPVNYGSLYAINVDGSRGKLIFGWRAGEMQTGSKIKKAESTRAHATIIDPLIDNGEEILISTSPWARDFESHGSVYRVNIYSGVRDRVINLPQIGGRAYTDGNGNLIFANGTDKERNYELFRKAENGWNPIEDEQLSQSVPIGFDQKANAAYLVRDRKGATEQLIRMDMDSGHVTPIFRHEDVDITGIITHPVSGQPIGVRVDPDYPEAYFFDEGDGFAAFYRGLLKAFEGHRISFTSVTKDGSKAVLRVSGDRLPGDYFLLDLKTKRADFLLPSADWLEPDKLNPMEAASFTSKDGLKVGVYLTFPRGQRENLPMVVVPHGGPRARDYWQYDRQAQILSQNGYLVLQVNFRGSTGYGDHFLKAGTREWGSKIQRDIAEAAQWTIDKGYADPERLCIFGASFGGYSALMNPIRYPDLYQCAAGYVGVYDLEMLYERGDIRRRDRGVSYLEEVVSRDETFLQENSPLHNVDKLKLPIFVVHGAQDERAPVEHAEALIEQLDAADKPYQSLILPNEGHGFYAEDSNLQLYGQLLEFLDQHIGVGSTERAKK, via the coding sequence GTGCGCCGACCTGCATCTCTGCTCTCTGCCCTGATTATCATATTCTTGCTATTGCCTTCCCTGAGTCCGGCGGCAACCATTCCCCTTAACGACCTCATCCGCCACACCGAGATTCAACAGTTAAAAATCTCTCCAGATGGAAAACATATTGCCCTTCGCAAGCTTCACGAGGGCGAGCACGTACTGGTCTTCATGTCTCTGTCGCCACTGAAAATTACCGGCGGTCTCCGGGGGCGCGGCAAGGAAGAAGTCGGTGAATTTTACTGGGCAAATAACGAGCGTATAGTCGCAGAGCTTCTGTCCCGCCGAGCGGCTCTGGAGCAACCCGTCAACTACGGCTCCCTGTATGCGATCAATGTCGATGGATCACGCGGCAAACTCATTTTTGGCTGGCGCGCAGGTGAAATGCAGACCGGCTCAAAGATCAAAAAAGCAGAGAGCACTCGTGCCCACGCCACAATCATTGACCCGCTGATCGATAATGGCGAAGAAATTCTCATCTCCACGAGCCCCTGGGCCCGCGACTTCGAAAGCCACGGGAGTGTCTACCGGGTAAATATCTATTCCGGCGTACGGGACCGGGTAATCAACTTGCCCCAGATCGGGGGCCGCGCCTATACCGATGGAAATGGCAACCTGATTTTCGCCAACGGAACGGACAAAGAGAGAAATTACGAGCTATTCCGCAAAGCGGAAAATGGCTGGAATCCTATTGAAGACGAGCAGCTCTCCCAGAGCGTCCCTATCGGATTTGACCAGAAGGCCAATGCCGCTTACCTGGTTCGCGACCGAAAGGGGGCAACTGAACAGCTCATCAGAATGGATATGGATTCCGGGCATGTCACTCCCATTTTCCGGCACGAAGACGTAGATATCACCGGGATTATTACTCACCCAGTATCCGGGCAACCCATCGGAGTTAGAGTCGACCCCGACTACCCCGAGGCTTACTTCTTCGATGAGGGGGACGGGTTTGCAGCTTTTTACCGCGGGCTACTCAAGGCATTTGAGGGGCATCGAATCAGTTTCACCAGTGTCACCAAGGATGGCAGCAAGGCCGTACTTCGAGTTTCCGGTGACAGGCTGCCCGGTGACTATTTCCTGCTGGACTTGAAAACAAAACGGGCCGACTTTCTCCTGCCTTCGGCCGATTGGCTGGAGCCAGACAAGCTCAACCCCATGGAAGCGGCTTCTTTTACCTCCAAGGATGGGCTCAAGGTCGGTGTTTACCTGACATTTCCCAGGGGACAGCGGGAAAATTTGCCGATGGTGGTGGTCCCTCACGGCGGTCCGCGTGCGCGGGACTACTGGCAATATGATCGCCAGGCGCAAATCCTCTCGCAAAATGGCTATCTGGTACTCCAGGTGAATTTCCGTGGCTCCACGGGTTACGGGGATCACTTCCTGAAAGCTGGCACACGAGAATGGGGAAGTAAAATCCAGCGCGACATTGCCGAAGCAGCACAGTGGACAATCGACAAAGGCTATGCCGACCCTGAGCGTTTGTGCATCTTTGGTGCGAGTTTCGGCGGATATTCCGCCCTTATGAATCCAATTCGCTATCCCGACCTTTATCAGTGTGCAGCAGGGTATGTAGGTGTTTACGATCTGGAAATGCTTTATGAGCGAGGGGATATCCGTCGGCGGGATCGGGGAGTTTCCTATCTGGAGGAGGTCGTCAGCCGAGACGAAACTTTTTTGCAGGAGAATTCCCCGCTACACAACGTGGACAAGTTGAAGCTGCCGATCTTCGTTGTCCACGGGGCACAGGACGAGCGCGCACCTGTCGAGCACGCTGAAGCACTGATCGAACAACTGGACGCAGCAGATAAACCCTACCAGAGCCTGATACTGCCAAATGAGGGCCATGGCTTTTATGCCGAGGACAGCAATCTACAGCTTTACGGGCAATTGCTAGAATTTCTCGATCAGCACATTGGCGTCGGCTCAACAGAGCGCGCGAAGAAGTAA